The Oncorhynchus keta strain PuntledgeMale-10-30-2019 unplaced genomic scaffold, Oket_V2 Un_contig_30304_pilon_pilon, whole genome shotgun sequence genomic interval CAGCCTCATCTTCCTCGCCAGGGGTCCCGTGGGCtggcccctacacacacacacacacacacacacacacacacacacacacaatgtattgaCGTTTCTAAAGCAAGTCAGTGCATTTCTCTGTCTGGGAATTTCACCTCCCCAGGACCCGAGACCCGCCTCCCCAGGACCCGAGACCCGCCTCCCCAGGACCGAGACCCGACCCCGCCTCCCCAGGAACGAGACCCGCCTCCCCAGGACCGAGACCCGCCTCCCCAGGACCGAGACCCGCCTCCCCAGGACCGAGACCCGCCTCCCCAGGACCTAGACCCGCCTCCCCAGGACCTAGACCCACCTCCCCAGGACCGAGACCCACCTCCCCAGGACCTAGACCCGCCTCCCCAGGACCTAGACCCGCCTCCCCAGGACCTAGACCCGCCTCCCCAGGACCTAGACCCACCTCCCCAGGACCTAGACCCACCTCCCCAGGACCTAGACCCACCTCCCCAGGACCTAGACCCACCTCCCCAGGACCTAGACCCACCTCCCCAGACCTAGACCCACCTCCCCAGGACCTAGACCCACCTCCCCAGGACCTAGACCCACCTCCCCAGGACCCAGACCCACCTCCCCAGGACCTAGACCCACCTCCCTGCAGCAGATATTACAGCAGGGATGCCCAGCCAGTCTCAGTTGGTTCTGAAGAGAGAAGTCGATGTGTACCACTCTGCTGTCCTGTCCACCGGCTTGGGAGGCATCACTCAGGTTGGGGTTCTCACGTACATCTAGAacctagaacacacacagaggagagaccaCTTACAACCTAGAACATAAAACCTAGAACAGAACATCTAGAACCTAGAACACAGGGCAAAAACCTAGAACACAGGGCAGGGAACATCTAGAACCTAGAAACAGGGAGAACATCAGAATCTGTGTA includes:
- the LOC127923643 gene encoding putative small proline-rich protein 5, producing the protein PETRLPRTRDPPPQDRDPTPPPQERDPPPQDRDPPPQDRDPPPQDRDPPPQDLDPPPQDLDPPPQDRDPPPQDLDPPPQDLDPPPQDLDPPPQDLDPPPQDLDPPPQDLDPPPQDLDPPPQDLDPPPQT